The genomic window CGACGGATCGCGGATTGCTTCAGATACTGGAAGGTTGAAGGCACCCACGGCGTACCGCTACACTTGGAGATTGGCTACGTGCCACCGTCAAGGTCAGGTTCGTACCCCGGAATCTACATGTGTTCGACGCCATCCCGCATGGTGCGGCCAACAAAGTACCTGCCGCTGCAGAAGGAGGACTTTGTTGGACCGTACGAGCAACCGTACATGTCCATTGCGGTTGTGCCGCAAGAGATTGAATCTGGCATCAGCACGCACGTCGAGTTCGAGCCCACCAACATGCTCTCCATTCTGGCCAACATGACGCCCTTCTCCGACTTCAACCAATCCCCTCGTAACATGTACCAATGCCAGATGGGCAAGCAGACCATGGGTACCCCTGGCACAGCCATCAGGTACAGGACGGACAACAAGTCGTACCGGCTACAGACTGGGCAAACGCCAATCGTGCGTGCTCCCTTGCACAACGCGTACGGCTTCGACAACTTCCCCAACGGCATGAACTGCGTCGTGGCTGTTATCTCATACACGGGCtacgacatggacgacgccATGATTATCAACAAGTCTGCGCACGAGAGGGGCTTTGGCCATGGCACCATCTACAAGACCAAGAAGATCTCGCTCAAGGACGACTCGAGAACAAAGGCGAGCAAGAGCGTATCCAAGGCCTTTGGCTTCGCCCCGCACAGCTACGTCAGTGCAGCTTACCAGGGCatgctggacgacgacggcttaCCTTATGTCGGCCGACTTGTGCAGGAGGGCGATGTCATCTGCGCGTGGCACACGGTGACGCAGGATTACAACGGCAACTTTGTGAacctcgacggcatcacGCACTACGAAAAGTACAAGGACGCGGAGACGGGCTTCGTCGAAGAGGTGCGGCTGATTGGCGCGGAGACGGGGTCGGAGCCTCTGCAGACTGTGTCGCTTAAGCTCCGCATTCCGCGCTCTCCCATCATCGGCGACAAGTTCTCGTCGCGTCACGGCCAAAAAGGTGTGTGTTCGCAAAAGTGGCCGGCGGTCGACATGCCGTTTTCCGAGTCTGGCATCCAGCCGGATGTCATCATCAACCCGCACGCCTTCCCGTCTCGAATGACGATTGGCATGTTCGTGGAGTCTCTGGCGGGCAAGGCTGGCGCGCTACACGGCCTCGCACAAGATTCGACGCCGTTCAAGTTTGACGAGACGAACACGGCCGCGGATTACTTTGGACACCAGTTGATGAAGGCGGGCTACAGCTACCACGGCAACGAGCCCATGTACTCGGGCATCACGGGTGAGGAACTAGGCGCGGACATCTACATCGGCGTGGTATACTACCAGCGACTGCGACACATGGTCAACGACAAGTACCAGGTGCGCACCACGGGCCCCgtggtgccgacgacgggccagCCCATCAAGGGCAGAaagcgaggcggcggtatCCGAGTCGGCGAAATGGAGCGCGACGCGCTGTTGGCGCACGGCACCGCCTTCTTGCTGCAGGACAGGCTCCTCAACTGCTCCGACTACTCCAAGTCGTGGatctgccggcgctgcggctCGTTCCTGTCGGTGCAGCCGACGGTGTCGCAGtttggctcgtcgtcgtcgtcgtctaaGAAGAACAGGGGGGCGCCGAGCATGGTCCGGtgccgcagctgcgcgacccGGCTGGACGAgaccgagggcgtcgacctgACGGAGATTCAGGGAGAGATCTGggaggacgggcagggccACTGctgggtcggcggcgaccagacgacgcaggtggtggtgccgggcGCGCTCAAGTACCTCGACGtggagctggcggccatgggcgtCAAGCTCAAGTACAGGGTCGGGCGGGACGACGAGCCTCGCAAGGGGCCGATgcggccgatggcgacgccgaagcTGATCAAGGCATAGATCGGTAGGGCAGGCCTACTTTGTGGCTGCGTTTTTCTGTTCtgtttctttttttttttttttcgcaTACCCCCTGATGGGAGGGAGGAAAGGAACATTTTTGTTTGTCGGCCCATGCataggtactaggtagtactcttttttttttaacGATTTGTGTACATTGATCAATGCATGTTCAGTGGTTTGTTGACTCTATCTATATACATGGTGTGTTTCCCACTCGGCCCACTGGTCCCTACATACATAGAGGTagcgccctcctccccttttTCCCCTTCGCGACGATGACCGCCCGTTGATCCAGCCAAACGATTTATGAACTTTGCTTTgcaccatcggcggcggcatcggcggcggcggcgcggcgaccgAATCTCTTGGTCctgcccgcgtcggcggggtgcagctcgacggcgctcCTCTcacggtggtggtgggcttggtggtcgtcgtcacggcgcGTAATGGCGGGCTGTATGTCGCCGCAGTCCGGCCTCTTGAGGTCCGTGGCGAagatgtcggcgacgaggatgagcaggCCGTTCGTCCAGCCGAacccctcgacgacctcgtactcgccgcccgcgcccgccccgacgagCGCCCTGGCGCTGTACTTTTCGAAcatggcgccgacggcgcggtcgGGCAGCCCCCCAAGCCGCGGGGTCTgggccgtcgagccgcccGTGGCCCACCAGGTGCAAAACGTTGAGTCGAGGTAccgctgggcgaggcgcagggcgaggtCCTGCACGTCGCGGTgggccgggtcgtcgacgccaaagGTGGCGGGCGTGTTGAGCAGCCCCTGTATGAGGACGTGCATCAGGGGTGGCCAGACGTTGGGCTCGTCCCACTGCTGGCCGGAGCGCAGGTTGGTCGCGGGCACGCCGCCggggaggcggtcgaggtagcgggcgacgcgggagaAGGCGGTGCGGACGGCGTGCGGGTTGTCGCGCAGGtggcgcggggcggcgcctgtCCAGAAGGGGAAGAACTGAGCGACGTGGAAGAAGACTTTgtggccgggcggcggcggcggtggcagcggcggcgcatggtGGTTGTAGTGGTTCTGCTTGTGCTTGCAGCGGCCGTTGACGTTATTGTCCACGTCGTTGGTGtcgcccatgtcgtcgtcgacgtcgtcgtcagcggaCCACCGCACGTACACttgctgcgacgacgacgtcatgTTGTAGTCAAAGTAGCTAAAGTGCGTCTCGTTCCACATGAGGGCGTGCATGGCCTCGCtgcggcgctcggcggcctcgtgccACGCCTGGCGGGCCGAGTCGTTGCCGCGCATGGCGAAGAAGTCGCCGATGGCGCGCTCGTTGCCGTAGAGGATGGAGTTGAGGCAGACGGGCACGACGTTGCGCGTGTTGAGCGAGCGCAGCGGGAAGTAGACGTCGCGGGCCGAgtcgtcggggcgggcgagccagCGGCTGCTAAAGTCCCagcccgtctcggcggcggcggcgaggtccgAGTAGAGGAGGGCGCGCTGCGAGTCgttgagggcctcgccggcccgcggcgggtAGATGATGCCCGAGGTCGGGGACCAGTACGACTCGTTGGTGGCCTGGACGTAGTCCTCGCGGAACGACTCGGGGCGCGGCTGCGtgttgtcgacggcgtagCGGCTGAGCGTGTACGTGTGGTCTGCCACCGTCACCTCGACGGAGCGGTTGCGCGTCCAAAACTCGTGCTCGCGGACCAGCAGAGGCAGGGCGCGGTCGAGGATGGATGTGTCGTTGGTGTGCGCCAGGTACGCGCGCACCATCTGCGACAGCATGGGCGGCTGCGAGCGGTTGAGGTAGTAGATGCGCGCACCGTTGGGCACGAAGCCGAAGCGCTCCACCAGGTCGAGGAAGTTGTCGATGGCGTTGCGCGCGATCTCCGTAAAGGCGCCGCGCGTCcgcagcaggccctcgagcaccCAGTACGTGTCCCAGTAGTAAGGCTCGCGGAACCGCCCGCCGGGGATCACAAAGGTGCGGTTGATGGGGATGAAGCTGTTGGGGCAGTcggcgcacgacgacgagtcggcGCCCGCGTACGAGCGCGTCAGGTCCGGCCAGATGCCCACCACCTTTTCCACAAACTCACGCGTGACGGGGTCCTCGATGCGCTTCAGGAACTCCGCGTCCGTGTGCAGCTGCTCCTTGGGCAccgccttgagctcgccgcccgcgtcgtcaaAGTACGTCTCGAGGAAGTCGTGGAGTATGCTGTCGTTTCGCAGCGGCTTGGGCAGCTGGTCGAAGGCGGCCTGGATCTCGCGgagagggcgccgcgccggccttgcATGGTGGTCATCGTGTAAGTCAAGttgtgtatgtgtgtgtgtggtaTATTGTAGTGGTGGGCACCAGGGGGAAAGATATGTGGCTTTCTCTCATCTTCTCATCTTTTACGGGGCCGGGGGCACATGCACTTACATGTCGACAAAGTGCTTCGAGTCTTCAAACGGGCGCGCCAACTCAACCTCCTCCAGAATGCTGCCGTGACAGTAGATGGGCGAGTCGCAGGGCGCAACGACGGAGCCATTGACGTAtagcgccgtcgccgtcgacgccgtggccgccagcACGGCCGCGAGGCGCCTCGCGGGAGCCATTGCGGACTGGCAGTTTTGGGAATGGGGGAGAGGGTCTCTGTCGTCGGAGCACCTCGCCTCACCGAGGAGTAGAAGGGATGAGGATGCCCGAGCAACAACACACGTGCTCAATGGATAAGGTTGGCAGTGAGCGGCCTATGCTTGTGGGAGAGCACGGGGCAAGGTGATGGGGACCCCAAGGGGAAGGGCGAGAGGGGCGGGGGATGCCGACAAAGATATACCTGACGTGTATAGGATCACGCGGGGAGAGGCAAGAAGATGCGCGCGCCccgagcgacgacggcagccatatcatcgtcctcgtccgcatCCGCGTccttgcctcgtcgtcctcgtcgtcggacgcGACC from Purpureocillium takamizusanense chromosome 14, complete sequence includes these protein-coding regions:
- the ACR2 gene encoding DNA-directed RNA polymerase (COG:K~EggNog:ENOG503NV92), with protein sequence MAPSATNTEWDHEFNTLRRQDLFRNPPKDHSAYPALQLAVNPHIESFNGIFRDDGRPGLLAHGLADIGTKTFLDGDDRTGPEGKNTLSIRVKDVTLQRPQVPPSNKMARNREVFPAECRERHVSYRGRLSATFEYSINGGDPVEFVRELGQMPIMIKSNRCHLENNSPAVLVQRKEESEELGGYFIVNGIEKVVRLLQVNKRNFPMAIQRPSFQNRGAGYTPYGIIVRSVRPDETSQTNVLHYLNDGNVTFRFSWRKNEYLIPVMMILKALVETNDREIFEGLIGPIGSKAAGNTFLTDRVELLLRTYKGYELYSRAETRAYLGQKFRVVLGVPENMSDYDVGTEFLRRIVLVHLGNVDVTEQQDQDKFRMLLFMTRKLYALAAGECAVDNPDAIQNQEILLGGFLYGQILKERIDEFLSVGVRTSLRDYLRRNPTIPFTSDDFRKEFPTTIFRKANENLGNALEYFLSTGNLQSPSGLDLQQTAGFTVVAEKLNFLRFISHFRMVHRGAFFAQLKTTAVRKLLPESWGFMCPVHTPDGAPCGLLNHMAHKCKVMTDSLDVSTLPALARELGIVETSSASTAESVVVMLDGKILGWCTPDESRRIADCFRYWKVEGTHGVPLHLEIGYVPPSRSGSYPGIYMCSTPSRMVRPTKYLPLQKEDFVGPYEQPYMSIAVVPQEIESGISTHVEFEPTNMLSILANMTPFSDFNQSPRNMYQCQMGKQTMGTPGTAIRYRTDNKSYRLQTGQTPIVRAPLHNAYGFDNFPNGMNCVVAVISYTGYDMDDAMIINKSAHERGFGHGTIYKTKKISLKDDSRTKASKSVSKAFGFAPHSYVSAAYQGMLDDDGLPYVGRLVQEGDVICAWHTVTQDYNGNFVNLDGITHYEKYKDAETGFVEEVRLIGAETGSEPLQTVSLKLRIPRSPIIGDKFSSRHGQKGVCSQKWPAVDMPFSESGIQPDVIINPHAFPSRMTIGMFVESLAGKAGALHGLAQDSTPFKFDETNTAADYFGHQLMKAGYSYHGNEPMYSGITGEELGADIYIGVVYYQRLRHMVNDKYQVRTTGPVVPTTGQPIKGRKRGGGIRVGEMERDALLAHGTAFLLQDRLLNCSDYSKSWICRRCGSFLSVQPTVSQFGSSSSSSKKNRGAPSMVRCRSCATRLDETEGVDLTEIQGEIWEDGQGHCWVGGDQTTQVVVPGALKYLDVELAAMGVKLKYRVGRDDEPRKGPMRPMATPKLIKA
- a CDS encoding Alpha,alpha-trehalase (COG:G~EggNog:ENOG503NTZ8~CAZy:GH37~SECRETED:SignalP(1-20~SECRETED:cutsite=ATA-LY~SECRETED:prob=0.3499)), producing the protein MAPARRLAAVLAATASTATALYVNGSVVAPCDSPIYCHGSILEEVELARPFEDSKHFVDMPARRPLREIQAAFDQLPKPLRNDSILHDFLETYFDDAGGELKAVPKEQLHTDAEFLKRIEDPVTREFVEKVVGIWPDLTRSYAGADSSSCADCPNSFIPINRTFVIPGGRFREPYYWDTYWVLEGLLRTRGAFTEIARNAIDNFLDLVERFGFVPNGARIYYLNRSQPPMLSQMVRAYLAHTNDTSILDRALPLLVREHEFWTRNRSVEVTVADHTYTLSRYAVDNTQPRPESFREDYVQATNESYWSPTSGIIYPPRAGEALNDSQRALLYSDLAAAAETGWDFSSRWLARPDDSARDVYFPLRSLNTRNVVPVCLNSILYGNERAIGDFFAMRGNDSARQAWHEAAERRSEAMHALMWNETHFSYFDYNMTSSSQQVYVRWSADDDVDDDMGDTNDVDNNVNGRCKHKQNHYNHHAPPLPPPPPPGHKVFFHVAQFFPFWTGAAPRHLRDNPHAVRTAFSRVARYLDRLPGGVPATNLRSGQQWDEPNVWPPLMHVLIQGLLNTPATFGVDDPAHRDVQDLALRLAQRYLDSTFCTWWATGGSTAQTPRLGGLPDRAVGAMFEKYSARALVGAGAGGEYEVVEGFGWTNGLLILVADIFATDLKRPDCGDIQPAITRRDDDHQAHHHRERSAVELHPADAGRTKRFGRRAAAADAAADGAKQSS